One part of the Cyclobacteriaceae bacterium genome encodes these proteins:
- the dnaG gene encoding DNA primase: MISRQTIDEIRNRIDIVDVVSDFVSLKRSGQNYKALSPFTNEKTPSFYVVPSKGIFKDFSSGKGGDGITFVMEHEGMSYVEALKFLAKKYGVEIKEDARTPEDVAAQSERDSLYIVMNFAKDYYKNLLHKHDEGKGIGLSYFRERGFNDRILEKFELGYSLRDWNHLEHAALKAGFSESILEKAGLIVKKPAHDGKDGDDKVYDRFRGRVIFPVHNLSGKVVAFGARILTKEKDQPKYINSPETDIYHKSQVLYGLYQAKNEIRKYDFCYLVEGYTDVISLHLSGIENVVASSGTALTEEQIRLMRRFTENVTVLFDGDAAGIKAALRGIDLVLKGGLNVRVVLLPDGEDPDSYSKKMGSTDFQQYLKNRTRDFISFKIDLLSGDASRDPIKRAEAIREIVTSIALIPDPIKRSVYIKETSDLLKIQESVLLTELNKIIIQERRKRDQERDREAGQEPLPDILEEVAQASKTDPLAMVQMQERETIRLLLNYAENGVGDDQKVIDFLLGELDDIEFTNPVYKEIFEAFRNGADAATRIDNFYFLENGSDSVKRAVADLMTSRYETSPHWSEKFHIYFPHEKEVMHDVAMSNVLRLKFRLIQKMMEDNLKEMKGIKDDAVLDKHLAVHAQLKGAEKELAGILGIVVSKG, from the coding sequence GTGATCTCCCGCCAAACCATAGACGAAATCCGTAACCGCATCGATATAGTGGATGTGGTAAGCGACTTCGTTTCTCTTAAACGGTCAGGTCAGAATTACAAGGCCTTGAGCCCGTTTACCAATGAGAAAACACCTTCGTTTTACGTAGTTCCTTCAAAGGGTATTTTCAAGGATTTTAGTAGTGGAAAAGGTGGCGATGGCATAACCTTCGTGATGGAGCATGAGGGCATGAGCTACGTAGAAGCGTTAAAGTTCCTCGCTAAAAAATATGGTGTTGAAATCAAGGAAGATGCCCGTACACCCGAGGATGTTGCCGCCCAAAGCGAGCGGGACAGTCTGTATATCGTCATGAATTTTGCGAAGGATTATTATAAAAACCTGCTGCACAAACATGATGAAGGAAAGGGCATTGGGTTAAGCTATTTCCGCGAGCGCGGTTTTAACGATCGGATACTGGAAAAGTTTGAGTTGGGTTATAGCCTCAGGGACTGGAATCACCTGGAGCATGCAGCCTTAAAGGCCGGCTTCAGCGAAAGCATACTGGAGAAGGCCGGACTTATAGTAAAGAAGCCCGCCCATGACGGGAAAGATGGGGATGATAAAGTTTACGATCGCTTCCGCGGACGCGTAATTTTTCCCGTGCACAACTTGTCGGGCAAAGTAGTTGCCTTTGGCGCACGCATCCTCACCAAAGAAAAAGACCAGCCCAAATACATCAATTCACCCGAAACTGACATCTATCACAAAAGCCAGGTGCTGTATGGGCTGTACCAGGCCAAAAATGAAATACGTAAATACGATTTCTGTTATTTGGTTGAAGGATACACCGATGTCATCTCCCTTCATCTTTCAGGAATTGAAAATGTAGTGGCTTCTTCCGGCACGGCCTTAACAGAAGAACAAATCCGGCTGATGCGCAGGTTCACCGAAAATGTAACGGTTCTGTTTGATGGTGATGCAGCCGGTATTAAAGCTGCACTACGCGGGATAGACCTGGTTCTAAAAGGCGGCTTAAATGTGCGCGTGGTGTTGTTGCCCGATGGGGAAGACCCGGACAGCTACTCAAAAAAAATGGGCAGCACGGACTTTCAGCAATACCTGAAAAACCGAACGCGCGATTTCATTTCCTTTAAAATTGATTTGCTTTCCGGTGATGCTTCACGCGACCCGATTAAACGGGCAGAAGCCATCCGTGAAATCGTGACCAGCATCGCTTTAATACCTGACCCGATAAAACGTTCGGTTTACATTAAAGAAACCAGCGATTTACTGAAGATACAGGAATCCGTATTGCTTACGGAACTAAACAAGATCATCATCCAGGAGCGAAGGAAACGCGACCAGGAACGCGACCGCGAAGCAGGGCAGGAGCCTCTTCCGGACATCCTTGAAGAGGTTGCTCAAGCTTCAAAAACCGATCCGCTCGCCATGGTGCAGATGCAGGAACGCGAAACGATAAGGTTGTTGTTGAACTATGCCGAAAATGGTGTTGGCGATGACCAGAAGGTGATTGATTTTTTGTTGGGTGAGTTGGACGATATAGAATTTACCAACCCGGTGTACAAGGAAATTTTTGAGGCCTTCCGGAACGGTGCTGATGCAGCAACGCGTATCGACAATTTTTATTTTTTGGAAAATGGCTCCGATAGCGTAAAACGGGCTGTGGCAGACCTCATGACCTCACGTTATGAAACCTCACCACACTGGAGCGAGAAATTTCATATCTATTTTCCGCATGAAAAGGAAGTGATGCATGATGTGGCCATGTCGAATGTGTTGCGCTTGAAGTTTCGCCTGATCCAGAAAATGATGGAAGACAACCTGAAGGAAATGAAAGGGATAAAAGATGATGCTGTGCTGGATAAGCACCTGGCGGTGCATGCCCAATTGAAAGGTGCAGAGAAAGAGTTGGCCGGTATTTTAGGGATTGTGGTATCAAAAGGATAG
- a CDS encoding Mrp/NBP35 family ATP-binding protein, with product MKLTETDILKALSTVEDPDLKRDLVSLGMIRDIMVSEKEISFSVVLTTPACPLKEKIRQDCQDAIEAIAGENFPVNIHITSSVTTSRNAAPLLPKVKNIVAIASGKGGVGKSTVTSNLAVALSQSGAKVGLIDADIYGPSIPTMFNCEHEQPAVQEINGKSMILPLEQYGVKLMSIGFLTPPDSAVVWRGPMASAALKQFFSETLWGELDYLLIDLPPGTSDIHLTMVQTVPVTGAVIVTTPQKVALADANKGLAMFRQPQINVPILGIIENMAYFTPEELPENKYYIFGKDGGKNLSEKYHVPFLGQIPLVQGIRESGDSGLPAVMKEGLTADAFKTLAESLARQIAIRNANLAETKRVELNV from the coding sequence ATGAAGCTAACAGAAACCGATATTTTAAAAGCCCTTTCCACGGTAGAAGACCCCGACCTGAAACGTGACCTGGTAAGCCTGGGGATGATCCGTGACATCATGGTTTCCGAAAAAGAAATATCGTTTAGTGTTGTGTTAACCACACCGGCCTGCCCATTGAAAGAAAAAATAAGGCAGGATTGCCAGGATGCCATAGAAGCGATTGCAGGCGAAAATTTTCCGGTAAATATTCACATTACCTCATCGGTTACTACCAGTCGCAACGCTGCCCCGCTATTACCAAAAGTAAAAAATATTGTGGCCATCGCTTCCGGTAAAGGTGGCGTTGGTAAATCAACCGTAACCAGCAACCTGGCCGTGGCCCTTTCGCAAAGCGGTGCAAAAGTTGGGTTGATCGATGCGGATATTTACGGCCCCTCCATCCCTACCATGTTTAATTGCGAACATGAGCAGCCAGCCGTTCAGGAAATAAACGGCAAGTCGATGATTTTACCGCTGGAACAATATGGTGTTAAACTGATGTCGATTGGATTTCTTACACCACCCGACAGTGCCGTGGTTTGGCGTGGGCCAATGGCCAGCGCAGCCTTAAAACAGTTTTTCAGTGAAACACTTTGGGGTGAACTTGACTACCTGTTGATCGACCTGCCTCCCGGAACAAGCGATATCCATTTAACCATGGTACAAACCGTTCCGGTAACGGGAGCAGTAATTGTTACCACACCACAAAAGGTTGCCTTGGCTGATGCCAACAAAGGGCTGGCCATGTTCCGTCAACCTCAAATCAATGTGCCCATACTGGGCATCATTGAAAACATGGCGTATTTTACCCCGGAAGAATTACCCGAAAACAAATACTACATTTTTGGAAAAGATGGCGGCAAGAACTTATCGGAAAAATACCATGTTCCTTTTCTCGGTCAGATACCGCTGGTGCAAGGTATCCGCGAAAGTGGCGACTCTGGTTTGCCTGCCGTAATGAAGGAAGGCCTCACAGCGGATGCATTTAAAACCCTGGCTGAATCATTGGCCCGGCAGATTGCCATAAGAAATGCTAACTTAGCCGAAACAAAGCGAGTTGAACTGAATGTGTGA
- a CDS encoding NifU family protein, producing MNTLTDLTQRIEESLDSIRPYLEADGGNVRIQEITSANIVKLEFLGACGSCPMSTMTFKAGVEEAIKRAVPEIKGIEVVNLTV from the coding sequence ATGAATACGCTTACTGATCTTACCCAGCGCATTGAAGAATCACTGGATTCCATACGCCCCTACCTGGAAGCCGATGGTGGCAACGTGAGGATACAGGAAATAACATCCGCCAACATTGTTAAACTTGAATTTTTGGGTGCCTGCGGCAGCTGCCCCATGTCAACCATGACGTTTAAGGCTGGCGTTGAAGAAGCTATTAAAAGAGCCGTCCCTGAAATTAAGGGCATTGAGGTGGTAAACCTCACTGTTTAG
- a CDS encoding choice-of-anchor J domain-containing protein, with protein MALILQLCFLHVSAQDKCGTVPYMQQLRNEGKLRQTDEQFEQWLARREMSRRMLNLQKRQEETQRTKGDTYQIPVVVHIIHNGEPIGIGTNLSDAQVLSQIEVINKDFKRLNADAANTPAEFQPVAGSMDIEFILARRDPAGQPTTGINRVQGTKTSWTMGDNAMLKSLSYWNANDYLNIWVVKFSGATVGYAQFPVSDLEGLENYRDGLAATDGVVIDYTAFGTVDAGPYDLDPRFNKGRTATHEIGHFFGLRHIWGDATCGTDYVEDTPTQRTQTNNCPSHPQSTICGVSIVKMFQNYMDYTNDACMNIFTQGQIGRMETILNDDAVPRRKSLLTSPGLLDPSCTKIDVAILALVSPGIINCNTQAEFKINIRNVSCSTISSIKTTHTIEGGTPVINTILLSTPLAINEQRIITITNVAFNEGNNAIALQVTEADNKPDEDPANSSLAFTITIDHSQDRIPLRENFTALNWTTVSPQAGLTWQAAATNFGNSASVQAHNSTAIGTEAWLATPVLDFSKTTKASMFFDLSYAWNQTNNDRLRVLASTDCGVSYLALPFDRQGSALANTLASTPWVPASPSQWQLRHYVNLNELAGQQHVRIAFVFTNATGNNIYLDNIEFFVSDNPNPVDIGSDLYSIYWKNNFEATITFDLPERMPVGVYVTDAMGREYLNVVAPDILNQTFPITLNQAAAGIYIMKIRIGNQFYSSKFFLSR; from the coding sequence TTGGCCCTAATCCTGCAACTATGCTTTTTGCATGTTTCTGCACAGGATAAATGCGGCACCGTTCCCTACATGCAGCAACTCCGTAACGAAGGTAAACTGCGCCAGACCGATGAACAGTTTGAACAATGGTTAGCGCGAAGGGAGATGAGCAGGCGCATGCTCAACCTGCAAAAACGACAAGAAGAGACACAACGGACCAAAGGAGATACTTACCAAATACCGGTTGTCGTACACATTATCCATAATGGCGAACCTATAGGCATTGGCACCAACCTGTCTGATGCACAGGTTTTATCACAGATCGAAGTAATCAATAAAGATTTTAAGCGGTTAAATGCCGATGCGGCTAACACACCGGCAGAATTTCAGCCCGTGGCCGGAAGTATGGATATTGAATTCATATTGGCGAGGCGCGATCCAGCCGGCCAGCCAACTACCGGCATAAACCGTGTGCAGGGAACCAAAACATCATGGACCATGGGTGACAATGCCATGTTAAAATCGTTGAGTTACTGGAACGCCAACGACTACCTGAATATATGGGTAGTGAAGTTTTCAGGGGCCACTGTTGGTTATGCACAATTTCCGGTTTCAGATCTTGAAGGGCTTGAAAATTATCGTGACGGTTTGGCGGCAACGGATGGTGTGGTGATCGATTACACAGCCTTTGGAACCGTTGATGCTGGGCCTTATGATTTAGACCCACGCTTCAATAAAGGAAGAACAGCCACACATGAAATCGGGCATTTTTTCGGTCTTCGTCACATCTGGGGCGATGCCACCTGTGGAACAGATTATGTAGAAGATACACCTACGCAACGAACACAAACCAACAACTGCCCAAGTCACCCTCAATCAACCATCTGTGGCGTTTCTATAGTAAAAATGTTCCAAAACTACATGGACTACACCAACGATGCCTGCATGAACATTTTTACGCAAGGGCAGATTGGGCGGATGGAAACTATTTTAAACGATGATGCCGTACCCAGACGTAAGAGCCTGCTCACATCGCCCGGCTTGCTCGATCCATCCTGCACAAAAATCGATGTGGCCATACTGGCACTGGTAAGTCCGGGAATAATCAATTGCAACACCCAGGCTGAATTTAAAATCAACATCAGGAATGTTAGTTGCTCAACCATTTCCTCGATAAAAACAACGCATACTATTGAGGGTGGCACCCCGGTTATCAATACCATCCTGTTAAGCACACCTTTGGCCATTAACGAACAACGGATCATTACCATAACCAATGTCGCTTTCAACGAAGGCAATAATGCCATTGCACTACAAGTAACAGAAGCAGACAATAAACCCGATGAAGACCCGGCTAACTCCTCCCTGGCATTTACTATTACCATTGATCATTCGCAGGACCGGATTCCGCTTCGTGAAAATTTTACTGCCTTAAACTGGACAACTGTTAGCCCACAAGCAGGGCTTACCTGGCAGGCAGCGGCTACTAACTTTGGTAACTCGGCTTCGGTACAAGCCCATAACAGCACTGCGATCGGTACAGAGGCCTGGTTAGCCACACCTGTTTTGGATTTTAGCAAAACCACTAAAGCAAGTATGTTTTTTGACTTGTCGTATGCATGGAACCAAACCAACAACGACAGGCTTCGGGTATTGGCTTCTACTGATTGCGGGGTAAGCTACCTGGCGCTTCCCTTCGACCGGCAAGGTTCGGCACTTGCCAATACACTCGCATCAACCCCTTGGGTACCTGCCAGTCCATCGCAATGGCAATTGCGACACTATGTTAACTTGAATGAGTTGGCCGGACAACAGCACGTGCGGATTGCTTTTGTATTTACCAACGCCACCGGCAATAACATTTACCTGGATAACATCGAGTTTTTTGTTTCGGATAATCCTAACCCGGTGGATATTGGCAGTGATCTTTATTCGATTTACTGGAAAAATAATTTTGAGGCCACTATCACGTTCGATTTGCCCGAACGCATGCCGGTAGGCGTATACGTTACTGATGCCATGGGGCGGGAGTATCTAAACGTTGTTGCACCCGACATACTTAACCAAACATTTCCCATCACCCTAAACCAGGCCGCTGCCGGAATTTACATAATGAAGATCAGGATAGGGAACCAATTCTACTCGTCCAAGTTTTTTCTTTCCCGATAA